In one window of Reinekea forsetii DNA:
- a CDS encoding LysR substrate-binding domain-containing protein — MPHNPITLDLLKVLDAIDQRGSFAAAAQALHKVPSALTYTIQKVEQDLGLKLFDRSGHRAKLTAAGNLLLVEGRLILRDIENLAYSAQQIANGWEPVITLSIDTLYSSSALFSLIQRFNQVHPFIKVNLLTGALSGTWEPLLNRKADLVIANDHSDPKQEGFDSRTLGAVTMMFVVNRDHPLAGDACSVTEAMIDEYPVIVVRDSSLLLAPMTVGWTRQTKVITVSSMAEKIAAQKTGLGVGFLPKHRIEAELLSGELIALKINDHAFDAKVAWRKGTPGPALQWLLNELTGADIGLVDDAAPTPLASIE, encoded by the coding sequence ATGCCTCACAATCCCATTACCCTCGATCTACTCAAGGTGCTCGACGCCATCGATCAGCGGGGCAGCTTTGCCGCCGCAGCACAGGCACTGCATAAGGTGCCCTCGGCCCTAACCTATACGATCCAAAAGGTGGAGCAGGATTTGGGGCTAAAACTGTTCGACCGCAGTGGCCACCGGGCCAAGCTCACCGCAGCCGGTAATTTACTGCTCGTCGAAGGGCGGTTGATCCTGCGGGACATCGAAAACCTGGCCTATTCCGCGCAACAGATCGCCAATGGTTGGGAACCGGTCATCACCTTGAGCATCGACACGCTGTACAGCAGCTCTGCCCTATTTTCGCTAATACAGCGCTTTAATCAGGTTCACCCCTTTATCAAGGTCAATCTACTTACCGGGGCCCTATCGGGCACCTGGGAGCCGCTGTTAAACCGCAAGGCCGACCTGGTAATCGCCAACGATCATAGCGATCCGAAACAGGAAGGCTTCGACAGTCGAACGCTTGGCGCGGTCACCATGATGTTTGTCGTCAATCGCGACCATCCCTTGGCAGGCGATGCCTGCTCGGTCACCGAAGCCATGATCGACGAGTACCCTGTTATCGTCGTGCGCGATTCGAGCCTCCTGCTCGCTCCCATGACCGTCGGCTGGACACGCCAGACCAAGGTCATCACGGTATCGAGCATGGCGGAAAAGATTGCCGCCCAGAAAACGGGGCTGGGCGTGGGCTTTCTGCCCAAGCATCGAATTGAGGCCGAATTGCTCAGCGGTGAGCTGATCGCACTGAAAATCAATGACCACGCCTTCGATGCCAAGGTGGCCTGGCGCAAGGGTACGCCCGGCCCGGCCCTGCAATGGCTGTTAAACGAGCTGACCGGCGCCGACATTGGGCTAGTCGATGACGCCGCCCCTACACCTTTGGCGTCGATCGAGTAA
- the rpsT gene encoding 30S ribosomal protein S20: MANSAGSKKRARQAVVRRARNSSMRSMVRTYVKKVLAQIQTGNYADASKALVTAQPVLDGMARKGIITKAKAGRTMSRLNASVKALQA, encoded by the coding sequence GTGGCAAACTCAGCTGGATCTAAAAAGCGCGCTCGTCAGGCAGTTGTCCGCCGAGCTCGTAATTCAAGCATGCGTTCAATGGTTCGTACTTACGTCAAGAAAGTTTTAGCCCAAATTCAAACAGGCAATTACGCTGACGCAAGTAAAGCACTGGTAACCGCGCAACCCGTCCTCGACGGAATGGCGCGTAAAGGGATCATCACTAAGGCCAAAGCTGGCCGAACGATGAGCCGTTTAAATGCAAGCGTTAAGGCTCTGCAAGCCTAA